Within the Macaca nemestrina isolate mMacNem1 chromosome 5, mMacNem.hap1, whole genome shotgun sequence genome, the region AATGCAGTTTCGACAAGAGCGTATGGCAGGGAGAAATACTGGCGCGGCATGGGGAAAAGAAGCATGCATGCAAAACACACGACGTCCGGTTCGAGTCCCCCTTTGCTACCACCTAGAAATTGCAGTATGATTTTGGTCCTTTCCCTCCGGGGATCAAGCGGAGTCTGAGATCTCTCAGCCAGCGTGGGAGGCTGCGGGCCCCGGAGCCCGCCCTCCCGTGGGCCGAGCTCGCagcttccctcttccctcccggCCCGGCACCGCTGCCCCTCCCGCCGCTCTCCCTTCTCCTCGGCAGCCGGGCCCGCCGGCTGCTCACTTGAGCAAGTCCTTGGACTCTGCCGACAGCCGGGCCATGTTGGCGGTGGAGAGAGCGGACAGGTGCGAAGGCGGCGGCATCTGGCAGATGGTGCAGGGGCAAGGCAGACCAGCCCAGTGCTGGAAGCCGCTGCCCAGCTGCAGCGCGGGCGGCGTGGAGGGAGCCTTGAGCAGCGAGTGGGGAGGCCGGATGGTGCCGATGGCGGGAAGTGAGGCGGCGGACAGCGGTGACGAGGCGTTGCCGGATGAGAGCGCGCCGCCCAGGATGGGGTGCACAGGGTGCACGGCGTTGGCCGCGTGCGCGGGGTGGCCGGCCGAGTGGCCCACGGTCCCGCAGTGAAAGGCCGAGTGGTGGCCCCCATAGATCTCTCCAACCAGCCTCTTCATCTCCTCCAGGGAGCTGGTGAGCATGAGAATGTAGTTTCTGGCAAGCAGGAGGGTGGCGATCTTGGAGAGCTTGCGCACCGAGGGCCCGTGTGCGTAGGGCATGACTTCGCGCAGCCCGTCCATGGCGAGGTTCAGGTCGTGCATCCGCTTGCGTTCGCGTCCGTTGATCTTCAGCCGCAACTGCTGTAGGTCCTGCTCCGACAGCTGCTTCTTGATTTTGTACTTGCTGCTTTCTCCCGCGGCCTTGGCGCCAGCCCGCGAGAGGCTTTCCCCGGACATCTTCTGCATCATATCGCCCTGCGTGGACGAGACCGAGTTGAGACGGCTctcctggtggtggtggtggtggcggtgg harbors:
- the LOC105465691 gene encoding oligodendrocyte transcription factor 3 yields the protein MNSDSSSVSSRASSPDMDEMYLRDHHHRHHHHHQESRLNSVSSTQGDMMQKMSGESLSRAGAKAAGESSKYKIKKQLSEQDLQQLRLKINGRERKRMHDLNLAMDGLREVMPYAHGPSVRKLSKIATLLLARNYILMLTSSLEEMKRLVGEIYGGHHSAFHCGTVGHSAGHPAHAANAVHPVHPILGGALSSGNASSPLSAASLPAIGTIRPPHSLLKAPSTPPALQLGSGFQHWAGLPCPCTICQMPPPSHLSALSTANMARLSAESKDLLK